One segment of Brassica napus cultivar Da-Ae chromosome C3, Da-Ae, whole genome shotgun sequence DNA contains the following:
- the LOC106386751 gene encoding dolichyl-diphosphooligosaccharide--protein glycosyltransferase subunit STT3A-like, with protein MAAVESLPPGTPSAMRNAFGTVLSALILVLIGVLAFSIRLFSVIKYESVIHEFDPYFNYRVTQFLSKNGIYEFWNWFDDRTWYPLGRVIGGTVYPGLTLTAGTIWWVLNSINIPLSVETVCVFTAPVFSAFASWATYLLTKEVKGSGAGLAAAALLAMVPSYISRSVAGSYDNEAVAIFALIFTFYLYIKTLNTGSLFYATLNAIAYFYMVCSWGGYTFIINLIPMHVLLCIVTGRYSPRLYIAYAPLVVLGTLLAALVPVVGFNAVLTSEHFASFLVFIIIHVVALVYYIKGILTPKMFKVAVTLVVSIGLVVCLIVVAVLVALVASSPTGGWSGRSLSLLDPTYASKYIPIIASVSEHQPPTWPSYFMDINVLAFLVPAGIIACFSPLSDASSFVVLYIVMSVYFSGVMVRLMLVLAPAACIMSGIALSQAFDVFTGSIKYQLSSKSKDNAEDNTSTKNAPKDDASSGKTDKGEEVSKERSSKKGKKKEREPAEKLSVKSKIVKKKALVLPLEASIVALLLLIMLGAFYVIHCVWAAAEAYSAPSIVLTSQSHDGLHVFDDFRESYAWLSHNTDVDDKVASWWDYGYQTTAMANRTVIVDNNTWNNTHIATVGTAMSSPEKAAWEIFNSLDVKYVLVVFGGVIGYPSDDINKFLWMVRIGGGEFPHIKEADYLRDGQYRIDSEATPTMLNCLMYKLCYYRFVETDGKGYDRVRRTEIGKKYFKLTHFEEVFTSHHWMVRIYKLKPQKNRIRGRVKKLKQKTSSGVSSKSVKKNPWM; from the exons ATGGCGGCTGTAGAGAGCCTACCTCCCGGAACGCCGTCTGCGATGAGGAATGCTTTCGGGACCGTTCTGTCAGCTCTGATCCTCGTCCTCATTGGTGTCCTCGCCTTCTCGATCCGTCTCTTCTCC gtGATAAAGTATGAAAGTGTGATTCATGAGTTTGATCCTTACTTCAATTATAGAGTCACTCAG TTCTTATCAAAGAATGGAATATACGAGTTCTGGAATTGGTTTGATGATCGGACCTG gTATCCTCTTGGCCGTGTGATTGGAGGAACTGTTTACCCTGGGTTAACTTTGACGGCTGGAACCATCTGGTG GGTCTTGAATTCAATAAACATTCCTCTGTCAGTAGAGACTGTTTGTGTCTTCACTGCACCTGTGTTTTCTGCTTTTGCATCATGGGCGACTTACCTTTTGACCAAG GAAGTTAAGGGATCCGGTGCTGGACTAGCAGCTGCCGctcttttagccatg GTTCCCTCATATATATCCCGATCTGTAGCTGGGAGCTATGACAACGAAGCTGTTGCCATTTTTGCTTTGATCTTCACTTTTTATCTTTACATAAAG ACACTAAATACAGGTTCTTTGTTTTATGCCACCCTGAATGCCATTGCATACTTTTACATG GTATGTTCGTGGGGAGGTTACACCTTCATTATCAACCTGATACCAATGCATGTGCTTTTGTGCATTGTAACTGGCCGATACTCTCCTCGACTATACATTGCCTATGCTCCTTTG GTTGTGCTGGGCACGCTGTTAGCAGCGTTGGTACCTGTTGTTGGCTTCAATGCGGTTTTGACGTCTGAGCATTTTGCCTCATTTTTG GTTTTCATTATCATCCATGTAGTAGCACTCGTATACTATATCAAAGGCATTCTCACTCCTAAAATGTTCAAAGTTGCTGTGACACTTGTTGTGTCCATCGGCCT GGTTGTGTGTCTCATAGTTGTGGCAGTTCTTGTGGCATTGGTGGCTTCAAGTCCAACAGGAGGATGGAGTGGTAGGAGTTTGAGTCTACTTGATCC AACTTATGCAAGCAAGTATATTCCAATTATTGCAAGTGTAAGTGAGCATCAACCTCCAACTTGGCCGTCCTATTTCATGGATATCAATGTTTTGGCTTTCTTGGTCCCTGCTGGCATCATT GCGTGCTTTTCGCCTCTGTCTGATGCGAGCTCTTTCGTGGTCCTCTATATTGTAATGTCTGTATACTTCTCCGGAGTTATG GTTCGTCTTATGCTCGTGCTTGCTCCAGCAGCATGCATCATGTCTGGAATTGCGCTCTCTCAAGCTTTTGATGTTTTCACGGGTTCCATCAAATACCAGTTATCGTCTAAATCCAAAGATAAT GCAGAGGACAACACTTCTACAAAAAATGCCCCAAAGGATGATGCTTCTTCTGGTAAGACTGACAAGGGTGAAGAAGTTTCAAAAGAACGGTCTTCAAAAAAGggcaagaagaaagagagagaaccTGCTGAAAAACTTTCTGTTAAGTCTAAGATTGTGAAGAAAAAGGCTCTTGTTTTGCCTCTTGAAGCCTCTATAGTTGCGCTTCTTCTCCTTATAATGTTGGGTGCTTTCTATGTG ATACATTGTGTTTGGGCAGCTGCAGAAGCATACTCAGCTCCATCAATAGTTTTGACATCTCAATCGCATGATGGCCTTCACgtctttgatgattttagagagtCTTATGCATGGTTAAGCCATAATACTGACGTGGATGACAAA gTGGCATCATGGTGGGACTATGGTTATCAGACGACGGCTATGGCTAATAGAACTGTTATTGTCGACAACAACACCTGGAATAATACTCACATTGCTACTGTTGGCACTGCCATGTCATCTCCAGAAAAGGCGGCGTGGGAAATTTTCAACTCCTTGGATGTGAAATACGTTCTTGTCGTCTTTGGTG GTGTGATTGGTTACCCAAGTGATGATATTAATAAGTTTCTGTGGATGGTGCGTATTGGAGGCGGCGAGTTTCCTCATATAAAGGAAGCTGATTATCTG AGAGATGGTCAATACCGGATTGATTCAGAGGCCACGCCAACAATGTTGAACTGCCTTATGTACAAGCTCTGCTACTACAG GTTTGTAGAGACAGATGGTAAAGGCTATGATCGAGTCAGGCGGACAGAGATTGGGAAGAAATATTTCAAGCTCACACATTTCGAAGAG GTTTTCACGAGTCACCACTGGATGGTTCGGATATACAAGCTGAAACCTCAAAAAAACAGGATTCGTGGTAGAGTAAAGAAGCTTAAACAG AAAACAAGCTCTGGAGTGAGCTCAAAATCAGTGAAGAAGAATCCGTGGATGTAG